The proteins below are encoded in one region of Streptomyces cyanogenus:
- a CDS encoding non-ribosomal peptide synthetase, whose product MGTSTDAGTHSEAGIVSAIPRWRTAPRQADMPTITYDCQVPADTVRRLTGLTERLQVPLESLLLAAHAAVLAALTGEPDVLTGYAAPGGGGVPLPCALSVADGAWRDLVLTARRATPGAPPPVSAARTDTPEYEVVLDLSALAGAVVLAEEPAGWRDDASGTELQVPLVLRLAFAPAPDGLRLRVLGHGDVLDRPYAQRIAGYLLTALELMAEDDTAGHRRRSFLSAQELAYQIDGLAGPRRDLPDRRIHELFEEKVREHPDRIAAVYDGTEWTYDALNRRANRLAHALLALGLRPEDVVAVVTERNLDWMAAVLAVFKAGGVYLPVEPHFPASRIAAMLTRSACRFVLTDLGSTGTLDQALTGPGAPPRLVISDVLTGGRDGEDPEERRDTDPGVAVAAEQLAYVYFTSGSTGEPKGAMCEHAGLLNHLFAKIEDLEIGPTQVVAQTAPQCFDISLWQLVAGLLVGARTLIVGQKEILDIRRFVDAIVEGEVEVLQVVPSYLEVMLTYLEEQPRALDRLRSVSATGEALKKELVERWFAAFPDIALVNAYGLTETSDDTNHEVMHQVPRHERVPLGPAVRNVRVYVVDERGEPVPLGAPGEIVFSGVCVGRGYINDPERTAAAFGTDPHRPGERLYRSGDIGRWLPEGSLEFLGRRDAQTKIRGFRIEIGEIENHLLRVPGVRDCAVVVAETPGQEKHLVAFYAADAPLDSVGVRRALGEALPPYMVPQLLHHRDALPLTGNGKIDKKRLAQDAAEVASTTDAALDGGADDTSWTATERRLAERWAQVLNLPVGEITRHHHFFESGGTSLSAVRLGVALGDSVTLQQIVEHPVLAELAQAIDAYAQQRKEPTA is encoded by the coding sequence ATGGGCACATCGACAGACGCCGGCACGCACAGCGAAGCCGGGATTGTTTCCGCCATTCCGCGATGGCGCACCGCACCACGGCAGGCCGATATGCCGACGATTACATACGACTGCCAGGTTCCCGCTGACACCGTCCGAAGGCTCACCGGGCTCACCGAGCGCCTCCAGGTGCCTCTTGAGTCCCTCCTGTTAGCGGCGCATGCGGCGGTGCTGGCGGCGCTCACCGGCGAGCCCGACGTGCTGACGGGATACGCCGCGCCCGGCGGTGGCGGCGTGCCCCTGCCGTGCGCGCTGTCGGTGGCGGACGGCGCCTGGCGGGACCTTGTGCTGACGGCCCGCCGGGCCACGCCGGGAGCCCCGCCCCCGGTGAGCGCGGCACGGACGGACACCCCGGAATACGAGGTGGTCCTTGATCTCTCCGCACTCGCCGGAGCCGTTGTTCTCGCCGAGGAGCCGGCCGGATGGAGGGATGACGCCTCTGGTACCGAGCTCCAGGTGCCCCTCGTCCTGCGCCTCGCCTTCGCCCCGGCGCCGGACGGCCTGCGGCTGCGGGTGCTCGGCCACGGAGACGTCCTGGACCGGCCGTATGCGCAGCGGATCGCCGGATATCTGCTGACGGCCCTGGAGCTGATGGCCGAGGACGACACCGCCGGGCACCGCCGCCGCAGCTTCCTGTCCGCGCAGGAACTCGCCTATCAGATCGATGGTCTGGCCGGACCGCGGCGCGACCTCCCGGACCGCCGGATACACGAGCTGTTCGAGGAGAAGGTACGCGAGCACCCCGACCGGATCGCCGCCGTGTACGACGGAACGGAATGGACGTACGACGCGCTCAACCGCCGAGCCAACCGGCTCGCCCACGCGCTGCTGGCCCTGGGGCTGCGACCCGAAGACGTGGTGGCCGTGGTCACCGAGCGGAACCTCGACTGGATGGCCGCGGTGCTTGCGGTCTTCAAGGCCGGCGGGGTCTATCTGCCGGTGGAGCCGCACTTCCCCGCCTCCCGCATCGCCGCCATGCTCACCCGCAGCGCATGCCGTTTCGTGCTCACCGACCTCGGCAGCACCGGCACTCTCGACCAGGCACTGACGGGGCCCGGCGCCCCGCCCCGGCTCGTGATCTCCGACGTCCTGACGGGGGGCCGGGACGGCGAGGACCCCGAGGAGCGGCGCGACACCGATCCGGGCGTTGCCGTCGCGGCCGAGCAACTTGCCTATGTCTACTTCACCTCCGGCTCGACGGGCGAACCGAAGGGCGCGATGTGCGAGCACGCCGGCCTGCTCAACCATCTCTTCGCCAAGATCGAGGACCTGGAGATAGGCCCCACCCAGGTGGTCGCCCAGACGGCGCCGCAGTGTTTCGACATCTCGCTGTGGCAGCTGGTGGCCGGGCTGCTGGTGGGCGCCCGGACCCTGATCGTCGGGCAGAAGGAGATCCTGGACATCCGGCGGTTCGTCGACGCCATCGTCGAGGGCGAGGTCGAGGTGCTTCAGGTCGTCCCGTCCTATCTCGAGGTGATGCTCACCTATCTGGAGGAGCAGCCACGCGCCCTCGACCGGCTGCGCAGCGTCTCCGCGACCGGTGAGGCGCTGAAGAAGGAACTGGTCGAGCGCTGGTTCGCCGCGTTCCCGGACATCGCGTTGGTGAACGCCTATGGCCTGACCGAGACCTCTGACGACACCAACCACGAGGTGATGCACCAGGTGCCGCGCCATGAACGGGTGCCACTGGGACCAGCGGTCCGCAACGTGCGCGTGTATGTCGTGGACGAACGAGGCGAACCCGTCCCGCTGGGCGCGCCGGGGGAGATCGTGTTCTCCGGGGTCTGTGTGGGCCGCGGCTACATCAATGACCCGGAGCGCACCGCGGCCGCCTTCGGAACCGATCCGCACCGACCGGGGGAGCGGCTCTACCGCTCCGGCGACATCGGCCGGTGGCTTCCGGAGGGCTCGTTGGAGTTCCTCGGCAGACGCGACGCACAGACCAAGATCAGGGGATTCCGTATCGAGATCGGGGAGATCGAGAACCACCTGCTGCGCGTGCCAGGCGTCCGGGACTGTGCCGTCGTCGTGGCGGAGACCCCCGGCCAGGAGAAGCATCTGGTCGCGTTCTACGCGGCGGACGCCCCCCTGGACTCGGTCGGCGTGCGGCGGGCTCTGGGCGAAGCGCTTCCCCCGTACATGGTCCCGCAGCTCCTCCACCACCGGGACGCGCTGCCGCTGACCGGCAACGGCAAGATCGACAAGAAGCGGCTGGCACAGGACGCGGCCGAGGTGGCGTCCACCACCGACGCGGCTTTGGATGGCGGAGCCGACGACACCTCGTGGACGGCGACGGAGCGGCGGCTGGCCGAGCGGTGGGCCCAGGTGCTGAACCTCCCGGTCGGGGAGATCACCCGCCACCATCATTTCTTCGAGTCCGGCGGCACCTCACTGTCGGCGGTGCGCCTCGGAGTGGCGCTCGGCGACTCGGTGACCCTCCAGCAGATCGTCGAGCACCCGGTCCTGGCCGAACTTGCCCAGGCAATCGACGCGTACGCGCAGCAACGGAAGGAACCCACGGCATGA
- a CDS encoding MbtH family protein: protein MTNPFEAPDGTYLVLVNDEGQHSLWPESIEVPDGWTVAKTADTRDACLAYVEENWTDMRPASLVKAMVAADD, encoded by the coding sequence ATGACGAACCCCTTTGAGGCCCCCGACGGTACCTACCTCGTACTCGTCAACGACGAGGGCCAGCACTCGCTGTGGCCCGAGTCCATCGAGGTGCCGGACGGCTGGACCGTCGCCAAAACCGCGGACACCCGGGACGCCTGTCTCGCCTACGTAGAGGAGAACTGGACGGATATGCGTCCGGCCAGCCTGGTCAAGGCCATGGTCGCTGCGGACGACTGA